A single genomic interval of Trichosurus vulpecula isolate mTriVul1 chromosome 6, mTriVul1.pri, whole genome shotgun sequence harbors:
- the LOC118854796 gene encoding 60S ribosomal protein L29-like, with product MAPSTTVHENGRNGIKKPRSQRYKSLKGIGPKFLRNMCFAKKHNKKGLKKMQANNAIAIKVQAEAIKALSTKASKAKLLRPKIPKASVWHAGHKMAGKRLGPRVSIKYPGSRITKPDSKVARTPDSKAAKSAAKVSKSDPKATKSGPKATKSDTKASKSHPKAAKSGAKVAKSDSKATKHSDSKAAKPTDC from the coding sequence ATGGCACCATCCACAACTGTtcatgaaaatggaagaaatggcATCAAGAAACCTAGGTCACAGAGATACAAATCTCTGAAAGGGATTGGCCCCAAGTTTCTGAGAAATATGTGCTTTGCCAAGAAACACAACAAGAAGGGGCTGAAGAAGATGCAGGCCAACAATGCCATAGCCATCAAGGTCCAAGCAGAAGCCATCAAGGCCCTGAGCACCAAGGCCTCCAAGGCCAAGCTGCTCAGGCCCAAGATCCCCAAGGCCAGTGTGTGGCATGCTGGCCATAAGATGGCTGGCAAGCGTCTAGGCCCTAGGGTCAGCATCAAATATCCAGgctccaggatcacaaagcctgATTCTAAGGTTGCCAGAAcacctgactccaaggctgccaAGTCTGCCGCCAAGGTCAGTAAGTCTGATCCCAAGGCTACCAAATCTGGCCCCAAGGCCACCAAATCTGACACTAAGGCCTCCAAGTCTCATCCCAAGGCTGCCAAGTCTGGTGCCAAGGTAGCCAAGTCTGATTCTAAGGCCACAAAGCACAGTGATTCCAAGGCTGCTAAGCCTACTGACTGTTAA